The segment CGGCAAAGCTGCTGGGTGAGGCGGCCCTCCGCGAGGGGAAGAATCTCCAGGCGTTCCCGGAGTTCGGCGCTGAACGTACCGGCGCGCCTGTAAGGAGTTTCACGAGGTTAAGCGACAAGCCTATCACGATCCACTGCTCGATAACGGCGGCGGATTGCATCGTGGTGCTCGATCCGACGCTCATAGATGTCGTCGACATTACCGAGGGAATGAAGGACGATACGTCGATAGTCATCAACACCGTCTTCTCGCCGAAAGAGATACGTTCCAAACTCGGCATTAAAGGCGGAAAGATATTCACGGTAGACGCGACGACGATATCGGTCGCGAAACTCGGACGGAACATCCCGAACATGCCGATGGTTGGCGCGTTATTGAAGGCGACGGGCCTTATTAAGCTCGATAGCCTGACCGATACGTTCAAGGAAAGTTTCGCGGCAAAGTTCACGCCTGAGATCATCAAGGGCAACCTTGAGGCGATCGAGCAGGCGTATAAAGAGGTAAAGGCGGAATAAGATGGCTAAAACTGAAAAAGTTAAATTACCCGGTTGGAAAGAAGTGGTCATAGGCGGAATAAATCCGGACGCCGGCAGCGCCGCCAAATACAACAGCGGCACATGGCGCACGTTCAAGCCGGTCTGGTCGGAAGAAAGATGCATCCAGTGCAACCTGTGCTGGATAAATTGCCCGGATTCATCGATCATGATAAAGGATGGCAAGGTCTGCGGGATGGACCTGGTACACTGCAAGGGCTGCGGGATCTGCGCCGCGGTCTGCCCGGTGAAACCGAAGAAAGCCATAGAAATGGTCAAGGAAGAAAAATGAGCAAAAAACTATTAGCTTTGACAGGTAATGACGCGGCAGCGTACGCGATGAAACAGATAAATCCCGACGTAGTCGCGGCATATCCGATCACGCCGCAGACGTCGCTGATGGAAAAGTTCGCGCAGTTCGTGGCCGACGGCGAGTTAGATACCGAAATAGTATTGGTAGAGTCCGAGCATTCCGCGATGTCGGCATGCGTTGGCGCATCGAGCGCGGGAGCGCGCGTCATGACGGCTACATCATCGCAGGGCCTGGCGCTTATGTGGGAGATAGTCTATATCGCCTCGAGCTACCGCCTGCCGATAGTGATGCCGCTGGTTAACAGGGCGCTTTCAGGCCCCATTAATATCCATTGCGACCATTCCGACGCGATGGGCATACGCGATTCCGGCTGGATACAGCTCTGGGCCGAGAACGCGCAGGAAGTTTATGATAACCTTTTGCAGGCGATAAGGATAGCCGAGAATTCCGACATCCTCCTGCCTGTAGTAGTAAATTACGACGGCTTCATCATCAGCCACGCGATAGAGAACATGTATCTATATGACGACGCAGAGGTCAAGAAATTCGTCGGCGAGTACAAGCCGAAATACACGCTGCTTGACCCGAAGAAGCCGACGACATTCGGAGGTTTCGACCTTCCGGATTATTATTTTGAGCACAGGCGCCAGATGGCCGACGCGATGACAAGATCGGCTAAGGTCATAGCCGATGTCGCGAAAGAATTCTCGAAGATATGCGGCCGCGAGTATAAATTCATCGAGGGATACAAGCTCGAGGACGCTGAAGTCGCGATAGTCGCGCTCGGTTCGACCGTCGGCACGGCGCGCGCCGTCGTCGACGAGCTCCGCGAGAAAGGCGTCAAGGCGGGCCTGTTGAAGATCCGCATGTTCAGGCCGTTCCCGGAGAACGAGATAGAGGATGCCTTAAAACACCTTAAGGCGATCGCGGTCCTCGACCGCGCGGATTCGCTCAACGCGGTGGGCGGGCCCCTCTTCGATGAGATAAGGGCCGCGCTTTACAATAAGTCTACAATACCGGTCGTCAATTACGTTTATGGCCTCGGCGGGCGCGACATGGGCCTCGTCGAGATAAATAAGGTATATTCGGACCTGGCTGAAACAGCCAAGACCGGCAAGGCCAAAGACCTTGTGACATACCTGGGAGTAAGGG is part of the Candidatus Omnitrophota bacterium genome and harbors:
- a CDS encoding 2-oxoacid:acceptor oxidoreductase family protein; this encodes MKGITEVVWHGRGGQGAVTAAKLLGEAALREGKNLQAFPEFGAERTGAPVRSFTRLSDKPITIHCSITAADCIVVLDPTLIDVVDITEGMKDDTSIVINTVFSPKEIRSKLGIKGGKIFTVDATTISVAKLGRNIPNMPMVGALLKATGLIKLDSLTDTFKESFAAKFTPEIIKGNLEAIEQAYKEVKAE
- a CDS encoding 4Fe-4S dicluster-binding protein, translating into MAKTEKVKLPGWKEVVIGGINPDAGSAAKYNSGTWRTFKPVWSEERCIQCNLCWINCPDSSIMIKDGKVCGMDLVHCKGCGICAAVCPVKPKKAIEMVKEEK
- a CDS encoding transketolase C-terminal domain-containing protein; this encodes MSKKLLALTGNDAAAYAMKQINPDVVAAYPITPQTSLMEKFAQFVADGELDTEIVLVESEHSAMSACVGASSAGARVMTATSSQGLALMWEIVYIASSYRLPIVMPLVNRALSGPINIHCDHSDAMGIRDSGWIQLWAENAQEVYDNLLQAIRIAENSDILLPVVVNYDGFIISHAIENMYLYDDAEVKKFVGEYKPKYTLLDPKKPTTFGGFDLPDYYFEHRRQMADAMTRSAKVIADVAKEFSKICGREYKFIEGYKLEDAEVAIVALGSTVGTARAVVDELREKGVKAGLLKIRMFRPFPENEIEDALKHLKAIAVLDRADSLNAVGGPLFDEIRAALYNKSTIPVVNYVYGLGGRDMGLVEINKVYSDLAETAKTGKAKDLVTYLGVRE